Sequence from the Candidatus Edwardsbacteria bacterium RifOxyA12_full_54_48 genome:
TTGTCCCGGTAATCTTCGGCGAAGATCACATTGTGGTGCGGGATGTCGTACAGCTTGTCCAGGCCCAGGTAGAGCATGAAGGTGGAACAGGAGTATTCCATCTTTCTGAGCTTTTGATCGGTGTATTTCCTGCGGTCCTGAGGTGCTATAAGATGGCTCATGGCCCAGGCGAAATCGGGGTTGATGATCACCGCATCGCCCCGCACCTCCTGTCCGTTCTCCAGAAGTATTCCCACGGCCTTCCTGTTCTCTATAATGATCCGCCTGACCGGAGTGCTTAGGTGGATCTTGCCCCCGTCTTCGATAACGACCTTGGCCATGGCCTGGGATATCCGGGTCAGCCCTCCGATGGGGTGATAGATGCCGAAGCGGTGCTCGATGATGGAAAGAATGGTAAAGGTGGCCGGGCACTGCCAGGGCGACATGCCCAGGTACTTGGCCTGGAAGGTCATGGCTATCCGCAGGTGCTCGTGCTTGAAGTATGCCGCCAGCCGGTGGTAGACCGAAGCAAAGGGGTCCAGCCGGGGAATGGCCTTTATAAAACGGGGCCTTAAGTATGAGAGCAGGCTGCCATAAGGCACCTTGAGGCAGGGATAGACCCGATCGAACTTCTTGCCCTCCTCCTTTTTGAACCTTAGATAATTCCGCCCGTCCCCGGGGAATCTTTTTTCGATCTCCTGGGCCATCTTATCCTGGTCACCGGATGGGAAAAAATCATCCTTGCCGTCAAATCGCAGGCGGTACAATGGCTCCAGCGGCTTCAGTTCCAGATGATCCTCCATCTTTCGGCCGGTCTCCTTGAAGATCTCGTCCAGCACTTCCAGCAGCATCAAAAAGGTTGGCCCGGTGTCGAAAGTGAATTCGCCCAACTTGATGGGGGCGTTGCGCCCGCCCACCACCTCCTTCTTTTCGTATATCTCCACCTGGTGTCCGCTGTGGGCCAGCAGCATCCCGGCGATCAGCCCGCCCGGCCCGGCCCCGATGATGATGACTTTCTTCTTAGACATAAATTTTATCAATTGTTATTAAAATATCGGGTTCAACCTATTTTTTACGTCCAAATTTCTTGGTACTTTGGTGCCTTTGTGGCAAGAATTCATATCAGGTTCTTCTCGGCAAAGCTGTAATGCCCCAGCCTTCCCACTATGATATGATCCAGCAGCCGGATATCCATGGTCTTGGCCACGCTGATGATGGAGTCGGTCAGGGCCTTGTCCTCCGGCGACGGCTGGCAATGCCCGCTGGGGTGGTTGTGCATCAGGATCAGTCCGGCGGCATGGCAGTCCAAAGCTTCCTTGATGATCCGTCGGGGATAGACCGCGGCCTTGTCCACCGTCCCCTGGTTTATGATGCTGTGTTTCAGCACTTCGTTCTTGGTGTTGAGGTAGATGCACAAAAAAACTTCATTCGGCTGGCCAGCCAATTTGGACTTGGCAAAATTAAGCACCGTCTGGGGAGATGAGAGCACGTCCCTTGATGACATCTCGTTGGTCATATAATACTCGGTCAGCGCCTTGTTCAATTTTATCAGGATGCCGGATCCCGGGCTCAACCCCTTGACCCGGCCCAGTTCCTCGGAGGAAGCATCCAGCACTCCGGAAAGCCCGTTGAATCTCTTTATCAGTTCCTTGGCCAGGGGTTTGATGTCACGCCGGGGCAGGGCATAGGTCAGCAACAGCTCCAGCAGTTCATAGTCGTGCAGGCTGTCCCCTCCGGTTTTTAGGAACCTGTCTTTCAATCGTTGCCGGTGTCCGGCATTAAGCTCCCTGTTATCCATTTCCCACCTGCTAAATTTTCATGACCAGATTGTTGTTGGAAATACTCTCCGATGATGGAAATCGGCTTGCATATTTGCCGGGTTTGTTATACAATACTTTTGAACCATCTTTTCCGAGGAGGTCTATGGAAAACTATACCATTCTGGTGGTCGAGGATGAGGCCAACATGGCCCGGCTGCTGGAATTTCAACTGCGGAAGGCCGGCTATCAGGTGATCCAGGCCCGCGACGGCCAGGACGGCCTTCAGGTGGCCCGGGAGAAACAGGTGGATCTGATCCTGACCGACATCATGATGCCCATGATGGACGGCTACGAACTGTGCCGGGCCGTCAAGAAAAGCCCCGATCTGAAGCACCTCCCGGTGCTGATGCTCTCGGCCAAGATAGACCGGGCCAGCATCATCCATGGTTATGCGGTGGGCGCCGCCCGTTATCTGACCAAGCCCCTCAAGCGGGAGGAGCTCTACAAGGGCATCGACCTGCGGCTGAAATACGCCTCCAAGGCCCGGTCCATGCTGGCCCGCAAAGCCAAGGAGTGGTCCGGCAAACTGTCGGTGGTCAATATATTCAAACTGCTGGAATTGTTCTCCGTCGGAGGCTGGACCGGCCGCATAGAAATAATCAATATCGAAGGACAGCACGGCTGCCTGCACCTGAACCAGGGGGCCATCGAGCACTGCAGCCTGGAGGGGCAGATCAATATGTTCAACATATTCGTGGTGCTGTCGTGGGAGCAGGGCTCCTTTGAGGCCACCCGCTATTGATCCCCTCCCGGGGCGCCGCTGTCCGCTCTGGGTGAAGTTACCTTGCCAGGGCTTTCTGTCTTAAGCCCTCGGGAAATTTTTCTATGGCACACCTCAATGCCGTCCGCGGCATTTCCTTTTTATTCTCGATCACGTAGTCAAAGACCTCGCGTTGGTGATTATCCCCGGCCACCTTCAGCATCCAGCCGTAGCCCTTCTGCACCAGATCCTCTTTATCCGACAAAAGGATGTCAGCCGTCTTGAAGGCCTCTTTAAGGAAAAACCCCCGGCGCAAACCGTAGATCAGGGCCACGCCCGAGGCCCGGCGCATCCACCACTTGGGCGATCCGGCCCACTTTAGGACCCGGGGGGCATACTCCGGATGATGATATAGAAAACATCCCAAGGCATGGGTACAGAGATCGTCCACCCCGCCCCAGTCCGGGGCGAATTTTTTTAGCCATTTTTCGAACCGGGAGAAATCGCCGGGCTGGTATCTCTTTCTTGATCGGTAAGCCCAGTCGAAGGCAATGGTCCGCTCCTCGCTGAGGCCGGATCCCAGCAGGTGGCCGCATAGTTTGAAAATATCGTCCCTGGGCCGGTCCTTGATGGCGGCATAATATTTTTGGGAGATCTTTCGGACCGCCGGGGTCCTGACCCCGTAAAGTTTTATCCCCTCCTTGAAAAAGACCTGGATCGCCCGGCGGTATCCTTCATCGCTGCCGGCTTTCAGGTCCTTTCGTATCTCTATTACCAGCCTTTTCAATTCGCATCCCCCGCACCGATCACCCGGCGGATCATTTTACCATCGCTATTGTACAGATCGGTGGACACCAGATTGGTGCCCGGGTCAAGGTAATTCACCCTGCGGGAATAGCCCTTCCGGGCGGCGAATTCCGGCCGGTAAAAGTGCTCCACCCGGCTGGTGCTGCCGCCGGAGTATGGCAGGTTGTAATAGTTGATTATCTTGTAGCAGCCGGTCCTGCGGCTGTAGGGTTCGGTAAGGAATATCCGGGTCTCCTTGATCTTTTTCTTCAAATCGAAGAGATCGTTTATGTAGAGACATTTGTCCCCGTGCGTCGGGTCGCCCCGATAGGAGATGCTGATGGTCCTTCCGCCGTAGATGTTGTTCCGGTCTATGACCCTGATCCGGTTGTTGGGCAGGCGGCTTCCGGCCAGCATCAGGAAGGATATGAAAACCAGCCCCAGCAAAAAATGCAGGTAAAAGAAAGGCTGGCGTTTTTTATTTTTAATGATCCTCATTTTTCCACCGATAAATGTCCAGGTCTATCGTTCCGGCCAGGCTGAACTCCACCCCCTCGCTCTCCAGCATGACCCGCTGTTCCTCGTAGCCCTGGCTTGGTTTCAGGGATATCTGTCCCTTGCCGTTTATCACCCGGTGCCAGGGAAGTTTTTCCTTGCCCGAGCTGGAATGCAATATCCAGATGACGGCCCGGGCACCCCTGGGATTGCCGGCCAGGGCCGCGATCTGCCCATAAGACGCCACCTTGCCGTGCGGGATGCGTTTGATGACGGAGATTATGTTGGAGGAGAAGGTCATGCTCTTTGGCTGTCCTAAGCTAGTTTATCTAAAGCCTCTTTCACCGCACCAGGATGCCTGACCATAATATATTTCCATTGTCCGTAACTGCCATCCCGGTTGACCGCCGCCACCCATCTTTGGGCAGCGGCTTTTTTTTCATTTTCGTGCTCGTCGAAGCCTTTTGTTTCCAGAATGAGAAAATAAGGTGTTTGACTGTCTGGCGCACTTTTCAGGTGGATAATAAAGTCGGGCACATAATCGTGGGGTTGCCCATTATAGGTATATGGTATAGAATATCCAAGGCCAGCATTCTTAACAAATGAATCAACCATAGGATGGGTGTCTATATAGTAAGCGGCTGATTGTTCCCAGCGCAAGGTGTCGGCGACCACATAATTCAGATGGCTTTTTGTTACTTCTCTTACATCCTTAGATGACCAGTAATCCACCTCATGGGTTGACCCCGGTCCCCGATGCTGCTCATAACGCGGGATTTCCAAGGTCTCTCCTGTATCATCAACCGGTTTGATGGCTTTGCCAATGTTATCTATCGCCCAACCATAGTAAGGAGAGAGAAATAAATCAACCTTTTCAGACGGCGGCAGTGCTTTTACATGGTTGTCTATATAGCTGCGGACAAAACCAAGCAACTGTGGGAAAAGGATATGGGTTGGTAAATCGTTTTTTGATGTTCTATTTCGCAAATCGCGCACCAAGTCCTTGGTTAATTCAAAAGCCAGCTCCTGCAATCTGTGGCCTTGACGAAAATGCTCAAGTGTTAACATATCGGCTCGGCCGGGGCCTAATAGCGATGGCCGGCCTTGATTGCTGGGCAATGCGGCTTTTAATTCAACTTCCGGTGGGATTTTGGCTGGGTCTAGAGTGACTGGTGTAACCTGATCCCAGTCAATTTTTATTTTATTGCTGACAGCCTGCGTATACCCTTCCACCCTGGGAAACGAAATAGCGAAATATTCCTTTTCCGGAATGGCATGAACATGGTGTTTTATTTTAGGCGGGGGAGGTGTTCCACCGGGATTGGCCTTATAGGGAATAACCTCAAAAGGCACGCCCAGCACCTGGGCCAATTCTTCGGGGTAGCGGCCGTTATCATCCAGATCGCTATAGTTGCTGCGGCGCAGACCCCGGCCCACCACCTGCTCGCACAACAATTGTGACATGAAGGGCCTAATGCCGATGATATGGGTGACCGTGGTGCAATCCCATCCTTCGGTCAGCATGCCGACGCTGACGATGCAACGTATATCCCGGCCCGGCGGGGTTAATGGGCGTTTTAATTTCTTGGCCAGTTCCTCAAAGCCTGGCGGGTATATCGGATTGCCCTGCAGATCAAGCGGCCAATATTTCTTGCCAATAGTATCCAGGGTGCGTCTCAGCCACTGCATTTCATCCGATTTGCCATTGTCGCCGTCCGTTTCATCAACCACTTTTGAATCTATCCGGATAGTGTTAACGGTTTTTTCTGAGTTGCGAAGGCTGGCTATGTTTAGCGAAGGGATCCCTGACGGGCAAGTATCCTGGGCGATCCACTCATAAATGACTTTGGCTATTTTGGTATTTTTGCAGACTATTATAAACACCGGCGGCCGGTCATCATCCTGGTTCTTCTCCCATTGTTTGCGCAGGTTTTCCCACTCACCGGACAGCATGATAATGGGAGCATTGGCATATTTTAGGATGGCCTCAGGTTTTGGGGCTGCCTTGGAAGCCCCTTTTTCAGCCGGTGTCAGCTGACCGGTCACCCATTTCCAAAGGTTAAAATATTTGGGCCTCTCTTCTCCTGAAGTGTCGCGCAGAGGGAATTGGGGGATTTTTACCAGGCCGGACTCTATGGCATCGGTAAGGGGGAAGTCGCTCACCACCCAGGGAAAAGGTTTGTTGGTATCCTGGCCCACCCGGCTTAGGAAATACGGGGTAGCCGAGAGGTCAATGCAGAAATTTATGCCCCGGTGTTTATGGATGCGATCCAAGCCGTTGATCCAAATGGTGGCCTCCTGAAAGAATTCCTCGGCCTCTTCGTCCTCTCCAAACAGGTCGGTTTCTAGATCATCTTTTAAGTCGGGCCTGATGCGATAGGCGTGGTGAGCCTCATCGTTGAATACCAGGATATTCTCCTTTTTGCCGACATCTCGGCCCAATACTCGTTGCAGCCACGAAGCATCGCTTTCCAGATACCGGGTGGATTCCACTTTTGCCTTGATAAGATTGCCCTGCTTGTCCGTCTCCTCTCTTATCACCCTCAACAAACCCGCGGATACCTGTTTTTTGTAATCTTCCAGGGAAAGATAGCGCTTGCCCCGGGCCGTGGTCGACTTGTCGGAGATGTGGACTGTCTCGGTATCGGTTTGCTGAACGCCGGAACGTATGACCTTGGCTCCATTGTTAAGCGAGGTCGTTTCCTTGACCTCAAAGTCATGCCAATTCTTTACCAGCACCTTGCCTTTAAGCAGTTGCGGCATCAGATGGGGGGGCACCAAATCGCGGGTACGATAAACGCTGGCTTCTCCAACATTGGGGTCAAGCTCGGCTAAACGGTAGCGTATTGTCACAGTAGGGCACATTACCAGAGCCACGTCCGAGTATTGGGAATTAGAACGGTCGCTGGCCTTATTCAAAATGCTCCAGGCGATCAGCATGCCCATCACGGTAGTTTTGCCGGTGCCGGTGGCCATCTTGGTGGCATAACGCTGAAAGGCCTTGATCCCCTCAGCGATTTGAGACTCGTTGGGATGATCCTGGGGGATATCCAGACCCTGCCGCAGGTCGGCCCGGGCCTCGCGCAGGAATATTACCGTCTCGGCCGCCTCCAGCTGGGCATAGAATAAACGCCACTTGCGCCCGTCCCGCCGCCACCATTCCATCAACTCGCGGGATATCTTGGTGGCTCCGGGGTATCCCTGCTCCCGCCATTTTTTTACCCGTAGGCGGATGTCGTTGACCAATACCATTTCATAGCCGGGCGAATAATCGCGAGAAGGCGCCAACACCCCTTCCAGTTCCCATTTGACGTCGGTGTCACTGGGGGGATAGACAATGGAAGGACGCCGGCCGGACTTGCGCTGGGCCATCTCGCCTTCCTTGATGAACCAGAATTCCTTGGGTTCCTCAAAGGGCGAATTGAGAATTGGTTCAGAAACTTCGAAATTATTCATTGCATATCCAGTAAAATAATTGCATTATCTACCAATTTGGTTTCAGACCTATTCCATTGGTTATCAAGATACTGTTTTGGGTTGGCTATCTCAGTGAGTATGTCCCAAGCAAATTGGTGTACTTCAATGAATTTGTTTCTTGATTCTCCGGTGTTTCCGTAAAGCTTATTCAGCGTGTTTGTTCCATCTATTGGCAGGCATGCTTTTGGGAAAATGAAATGCAGGCATTTCGAATTGGAAATTAATTTACTATTAGTTTCCATCAATATTAAAGAGTTATAAAGTTCTTTTAAGTATGGAATAATATCCTTATTTTGTGACCATGAAAACAATTCAAGTGCCTTCTCTGTCTCGGTGAATAAATCCCTATTTTGTTGGATATTTTTCTTAAAGTCAGAGTAATCTTTCATTTTAGCCCCACGGCTATTCATATCCCAAGAAACAAGAGTGGCGTATAACATCTCCACACAAGGGTCAGAACCTATAAAGTCTAAAACCGACGGTTTCTGTTGCCGCAACTGTATTACACGATGATAGAAATGTAAACTTGGTCCGCCACGGTAATTAGTATTAATGCCGGAGATACGGGTTGTAATAATATTTCTAACCCGTTCTATTTTATTCTGTCGTTTTTTTATCATGTCATTATATAACCTATTCCATCTTCTTGGTCACGATCAACTCATTCCCCCTGTCGTCGATAACCTTCACCGCAATGGTCTTATGCTCGCCCAAACTGAACGGCGCGCTGACAGTTCCGGCCAGATGGTCCCACACCCCCTCGTCGTAGGCCCCGCGCAAAGCCTTTTTAAGGCTCTCCCAGGCTCCGGTACGGGGGAAGAAGGCCTGGGTTACATGGAAACAAAGCCCATTGTAATCGGAATCCAAGAACCAGGCTGGCACCTCGTCGCCCTTGATGTGATCGTTGTTCATGGTGGCCGGGTCAAAAGTATCCAATCCCAGAAGTTCCACCTGATAGCTGTCGTCCTTGCTTTTATTTACCTTGATGTCCGGCAGGCCGCAGACCGAGAATATCTGGCTGGTGCGCATGTTCTTCAGCAGATCACCCATCATGATGTCCGGGGTCATCTGGACGTAGGTGGCCGGGATGCCCACAGTCTGCTCGCAATTATCCACCAACTGGCGGGCATTGGGTTGGATGGCAAAGCCGATGACGTACAAATGGACATAGCCTCCCTTGGCGTGGGCCTCGCGGGCCGCCTCGTAGACTAATTTCTCGCTGACCGCGCCGTTCTCCGGGCCAAAGACAAAGGCCACGGCCTTGTCGTTCTCCACCGCCTCGGCCGAAAGGGAAAGGGATTTGATAGGAGGCCGGATATTCTTAAAGGCCAGGGTCCTGTTACCAGGCAGTTGGATCACCGGGCTGAGGCGCAGCACTTCCAGCATCCGTTCGATAAATTTATTGCGCTCCTCGGGGCTGGTGCCGGAATCTTCAACCCCGTCGCCTTCCCAATCCACCGGGGTGGGAATAGTGGCCTCAAAGCTGAACGGCCCGGCCACCCTGATGATCTTGTTTTCTTCCTCTTTTTCCGGCCGGTCCACCAGCACCTCTTCCTTGGGAGGCTGGTTGTTGGCGATAGACTCAAGTGTAATATGCGGCACAATGCCGCCCACTTCCTCGCCTTTGCGGTTTTGCCTGCGCAGATACTCAAACCCTCCGGCCGGCCCTCGTTTTGGGTCTTTTAGTTTGAAATATGGGAATGTGGCCGTAAGCAGACGCTGTTTGGCCAGGGCCAAGGGCACGCGCGAAACATCGCAGGTGATCCACCGCCGGCCCCATTGCTCGGCCACATAGGCCGTGGTGCCGCTGCCGCAGGTGGGGTCAAGTACGAGATCGCCGGGTGACGTAGTCATAAGCATACAACGCTCAATAACCTTAGTATTAGTCTGAACAACATAAAATTTTTCGCCCGATAAACCAGCCATTGCTGTATCTGTCCAAACAGCATCTATAGGATCCCCAGGCGATTCATCTACATATAATTTATACATAAGAGAATTACCGACAGCCACCAATCTGTTTAACTGTGCAGCTCTATCTAAACCTTCTGGAGAAACGGACCAATGTCTATTTTTACCAGGGTAGTAATCTACACCATCAAATTTATATGAACCAGAGCGAGTATTACTATAATCTTGCGAGTTGCATGGAACAAGTCTAAATCTTCTCGTACCTTCTGGTATTATATTATCATCCGTAATTTCATCGTTAGTTAAACGTCTATATTGGCCGTTTACTAAGTCGATAAAACAGTAATCCCTGTTAAAATTTTTATTGCCTTTTTTACTAATGAAATATTTATAATATTTAAGCGCCGTATCATCTTTTGAATACCATAGAATAAAATCAAATGTTTGCTCAAGCCTTTTTGTCGCAGCACCTCCTGATTTTTGAAAAGCAATAAGTGCTTGGAAATTCTCTAAACCAAATATTTCATCCATCAATTCCCTTACATGATGCACATTTTCGTCGCTTATCTGCACGAAAATGCTGCCAGTATCTTTTAGCAGTTCACGCGAAAGCAGCAATCGGTCGCGCATATAGGTAAGATAGCTGTGCAGGCCCAGTTCCCAGGTATCCCGATAGGCCTTTACCATCTCGGGCTCGCGGGTCATGTTGTCGTCATCGTTGTGCTTCACGTCCCGCCGCCGCACGAACGGCTGGAAATTGCTGCCGAACTTCACCCCGTAGGGCGGATCCATGTAGATCATCTGCACCTGGCCGCCCAGGTTCTCGTAATGCAGCAGCGAGTTCATGCACACCAGCGAGTCGCCCAGCATCACCCGGTTGGTCCACTTATCCTGGTATTCATAGGCCTTCAACAATTGGTCGGTAATACTATGGTGAGGGTCGCCGATCATCTCATAGATATCTAATTGGGCTGCATCCTTACGATGGCTTTTCAAGGTTTCAATAATGGTCTTAGTTGAGAGCCGTTCGTGCACGAACAGGGGAAGGGTGGGCACCTCGAACGACAAGCGCTCGGCCTTGCCCGCCCAATTAAGGAACGGCTGGCTGAGCGTTTTCAGCTCCTGTGCGGCCTGCTTGGCTTTTTTTAGGTCATCGGATTCCAAAATTTGGGTGATGAGGGCTTCACCCTGCTCCCGGGCCGGGTTCTGGCCGTCCCAAACAAGTTCCGGGGCGAGCGAGGAATCGTATTTATAAACTTTAGGCGGCTTTTTCTTTTTGAACTGGGCCTGGGTGCCGGCATCCGGCCGCAGTGGCACGGTGGCCTCGGGGTGGTCGTAGTCCTTGGTCTGTTTGTTGGCCCCGGCGGTGATTGTCTTTGCCAAACGCGCAGTTACCATGGCTTCTGCTTTCGTGTTATCATCGCTGCCGATGATGCGGTCGATAATTGCTTTTTTCTCGCGGCCGCTATCGTCCAACCCCAGGTCTGTGCTTATCTTCTTCAGTTCATCACGGGTAAGTTTGGAAAGGATTTCGGCAATCCCGGCTTTCTTGGCCAGCTCGTTGGCAATAAAATCCTTGGTCGCGCCGGTCAGACCGGAAATATTGTATTCCCGGGCCAGATCCAGCAGGCGAGCGCGGGAGATGAGATTCAGTATTTCAACGGAAGAACGCATCAATTATTTCCTTTCGGTTGGTTCAACAGTTCCAGAAGCTCGGGGACGTAGTTTTTTGCGTTTTTAATAACTTTTGTTTTCCAGCCTTTAGAGAAATCATTATATAAAGCGATAAAGCTGCCCACCAAATCAGGGACGGTTTTTACGAAGTCAATTAATGATTGCAGAATTCGTATGTCTTTTTCACGTTTCTCGGCACTTCTCTCTTTAAGCACCAGCATCTTTTGCAATATAAAGGCTTCAATTTTGGGAAGGACTATGGTTTTGCCTTTATAAGTTAAATTAATGGTGTTGGCCTGCAATAGGTTCATAAAATCAAGACCTTGGGCGTTGATCGAGATATCCGAAAAACGATTGCTTTTAGGCCGTCCCGCACCCGCCTGATGGGTTAAAAATTCTATTTCCAATTCAGCTTTGGCATATTTTTCGCCATAACCCGACCGGGCGCCGATATATTGATATCCCATCTCCAACAGCATTTTGCTTAAGTCTATTTTAGGCGATACCCGCAAGGGTTTTGGCAGCAAAACATCAACGTCGTTTGTCCTTAAAGCCATTAATTCTTTACCGTCAAAGTATACGTTTTTATAAAAATAGACGCACCAACTGCCGACGATAATGATCCGTTCCAATACTCCGTTATCATGAAGCAGTTGTAAAAAATTTTCAAGGTCTTGTAATTGACTTGAGGGCGAGGATTCGCTTGATGTCTCGGATGTCATTTCTCACCGATTTTAAATTTATAATATATTCCCGGCATTTTGCCAGTTTTTGCCGCAGTTCTTTGACTTTGTCCGAATCGTATGGCCCTAGGTATTTGAATATTATCCGGTCCTTATCCCGGTAGGCCAAATAGGCATAAGCAGCATTACTCCTTTTTTTTACGGCAATGCTGCCCTTGGGGCACTGGTTAATATACTCTATGTATTTTTTTTCAAGTACCCGTAACCGCGCCAGTTCCTCTTTAAGCATGTTGCTTAAAATGTAATAAGCCATATAATATGCCTAACAAATGTTTGTTTTCATTATATAATGTTAGGCAAGAAATGTCAACATTTAATTTTTCCCCGTTGCCTAACATTATAATACACATTTGATAATGTGTTAGGCATATTCAATACGTAACTCGTTGATTATTAAGTATATATAAAATATTTAAAATAACAATAATGAATTTAAATAACACTTGACAAACAGTTAAATATTTATTATATTTAATGCAGACCTATAGCTCAACTGGATAGAGCGTTCCCCTGCTAAGGGAAGGGTTGCGGGTTCAAATCCCGCTAGGTAGATGGTTTATAAAGGAATCATCTACAAGGCGAGGACACCCAAGTCAAAGCGGCGGCCAGTAATGGCCGCCGCTTCTGTTTTCCCTTTACGCCTTCTTCTCGTTCTTGTCAATTATCTGGGTAAAGTACTTCATGAACTCTATCGGTAACGGGAAGATGATGGTGGAATTCTTCTCCACCGCGATCTCGGTCAGGGTCTGCAGGTAGCGCAGCTGGACGGTCACAGGCTCCTGGGCCATCACCGAGGCCGCATCCCGCAGTTTGGACGAGGCCTGGAACTCGCCGTCGGCGTGGATCACCTTGGCCCGGCGTTCGCGCTCGGCCTCGGCCTGCTTGGCCATGGCCCGGCGCATGCCCTCCGGCAGGTCCACATCCTTGACCTCCACCGCCTGCACCTTGATGCCCCAGGGATCGGTGCGTTCGTCGATCACCTTCTGCAGGGTCTGGTTGATCTTCTCCCGGTTGGAGAG
This genomic interval carries:
- a CDS encoding type III restriction endonuclease subunit R — encoded protein: MNNFEVSEPILNSPFEEPKEFWFIKEGEMAQRKSGRRPSIVYPPSDTDVKWELEGVLAPSRDYSPGYEMVLVNDIRLRVKKWREQGYPGATKISRELMEWWRRDGRKWRLFYAQLEAAETVIFLREARADLRQGLDIPQDHPNESQIAEGIKAFQRYATKMATGTGKTTVMGMLIAWSILNKASDRSNSQYSDVALVMCPTVTIRYRLAELDPNVGEASVYRTRDLVPPHLMPQLLKGKVLVKNWHDFEVKETTSLNNGAKVIRSGVQQTDTETVHISDKSTTARGKRYLSLEDYKKQVSAGLLRVIREETDKQGNLIKAKVESTRYLESDASWLQRVLGRDVGKKENILVFNDEAHHAYRIRPDLKDDLETDLFGEDEEAEEFFQEATIWINGLDRIHKHRGINFCIDLSATPYFLSRVGQDTNKPFPWVVSDFPLTDAIESGLVKIPQFPLRDTSGEERPKYFNLWKWVTGQLTPAEKGASKAAPKPEAILKYANAPIIMLSGEWENLRKQWEKNQDDDRPPVFIIVCKNTKIAKVIYEWIAQDTCPSGIPSLNIASLRNSEKTVNTIRIDSKVVDETDGDNGKSDEMQWLRRTLDTIGKKYWPLDLQGNPIYPPGFEELAKKLKRPLTPPGRDIRCIVSVGMLTEGWDCTTVTHIIGIRPFMSQLLCEQVVGRGLRRSNYSDLDDNGRYPEELAQVLGVPFEVIPYKANPGGTPPPPKIKHHVHAIPEKEYFAISFPRVEGYTQAVSNKIKIDWDQVTPVTLDPAKIPPEVELKAALPSNQGRPSLLGPGRADMLTLEHFRQGHRLQELAFELTKDLVRDLRNRTSKNDLPTHILFPQLLGFVRSYIDNHVKALPPSEKVDLFLSPYYGWAIDNIGKAIKPVDDTGETLEIPRYEQHRGPGSTHEVDYWSSKDVREVTKSHLNYVVADTLRWEQSAAYYIDTHPMVDSFVKNAGLGYSIPYTYNGQPHDYVPDFIIHLKSAPDSQTPYFLILETKGFDEHENEKKAAAQRWVAAVNRDGSYGQWKYIMVRHPGAVKEALDKLA
- a CDS encoding phytoene desaturase, with the translated sequence MSKKKVIIIGAGPGGLIAGMLLAHSGHQVEIYEKKEVVGGRNAPIKLGEFTFDTGPTFLMLLEVLDEIFKETGRKMEDHLELKPLEPLYRLRFDGKDDFFPSGDQDKMAQEIEKRFPGDGRNYLRFKKEEGKKFDRVYPCLKVPYGSLLSYLRPRFIKAIPRLDPFASVYHRLAAYFKHEHLRIAMTFQAKYLGMSPWQCPATFTILSIIEHRFGIYHPIGGLTRISQAMAKVVIEDGGKIHLSTPVRRIIIENRKAVGILLENGQEVRGDAVIINPDFAWAMSHLIAPQDRRKYTDQKLRKMEYSCSTFMLYLGLDKLYDIPHHNVIFAEDYRDNVEDIARRKMLSKDPSVYIQNASITDPTLAPKGKSAIYVLVPVTNQTSGIDWQKERKAFRDRVIGIIKQKTELKDLDQHIEVEKIITPADWEQEYGIYNGATFNLSHKISQMLSFRPHNKFEEFGNCYLVGGGTHPGSGLPTIYQSGRIAAEMINKSK
- a CDS encoding DNA methylase — protein: MVTARLAKTITAGANKQTKDYDHPEATVPLRPDAGTQAQFKKKKPPKVYKYDSSLAPELVWDGQNPAREQGEALITQILESDDLKKAKQAAQELKTLSQPFLNWAGKAERLSFEVPTLPLFVHERLSTKTIIETLKSHRKDAAQLDIYEMIGDPHHSITDQLLKAYEYQDKWTNRVMLGDSLVCMNSLLHYENLGGQVQMIYMDPPYGVKFGSNFQPFVRRRDVKHNDDDNMTREPEMVKAYRDTWELGLHSYLTYMRDRLLLSRELLKDTGSIFVQISDENVHHVRELMDEIFGLENFQALIAFQKSGGAATKRLEQTFDFILWYSKDDTALKYYKYFISKKGNKNFNRDYCFIDLVNGQYRRLTNDEITDDNIIPEGTRRFRLVPCNSQDYSNTRSGSYKFDGVDYYPGKNRHWSVSPEGLDRAAQLNRLVAVGNSLMYKLYVDESPGDPIDAVWTDTAMAGLSGEKFYVVQTNTKVIERCMLMTTSPGDLVLDPTCGSGTTAYVAEQWGRRWITCDVSRVPLALAKQRLLTATFPYFKLKDPKRGPAGGFEYLRRQNRKGEEVGGIVPHITLESIANNQPPKEEVLVDRPEKEEENKIIRVAGPFSFEATIPTPVDWEGDGVEDSGTSPEERNKFIERMLEVLRLSPVIQLPGNRTLAFKNIRPPIKSLSLSAEAVENDKAVAFVFGPENGAVSEKLVYEAAREAHAKGGYVHLYVIGFAIQPNARQLVDNCEQTVGIPATYVQMTPDIMMGDLLKNMRTSQIFSVCGLPDIKVNKSKDDSYQVELLGLDTFDPATMNNDHIKGDEVPAWFLDSDYNGLCFHVTQAFFPRTGAWESLKKALRGAYDEGVWDHLAGTVSAPFSLGEHKTIAVKVIDDRGNELIVTKKME
- a CDS encoding DNA methyltransferase, which gives rise to MTFSSNIISVIKRIPHGKVASYGQIAALAGNPRGARAVIWILHSSSGKEKLPWHRVINGKGQISLKPSQGYEEQRVMLESEGVEFSLAGTIDLDIYRWKNEDH